The Rosa rugosa chromosome 1, drRosRugo1.1, whole genome shotgun sequence genomic sequence GCAAACAGCAACAGCATGGCTAAGCACAGAATCTGAGTCAGGATACGGTTCCATCACAACATTAAGGAGCCGCCTGTGCAACTTCCAGTCAGCATCAATGAAGTGCCCAGTAATAAACACATAACCCACACTTTGAGAGGAAGTCCACATGTCCAAGGTAAGGCAAACGCGTCCAGGTATGCCCTCAATAAACTTGTTAAGGTTTTGCTTTTCCATTAGGTAAGTTGCAACACAATCACCTTGGACAGTATTGAAGCTCACCATGTTAAAATGTGGCTGGAGATTCTGGACAAAAGTTACAAACCCAGGATGTTCAACCATATGCAGGGGGTAGTCGTGCATGATTATCATCTTTGCAATCTCATGACGGCAACGGTCTGGATCAAACAGAAACTGGGGTGAGTTAGCAGTTCGGTAACGCCGTTTTGGTGTATTAGAAGCACTGCCACCCCTTGATGCTGGGGTATATGGAGATGATTGATTCTTGTCCTGGTTACGCAGAAGTGCTGGGCAAGTCCCCTTAGCAATGTGGCGTTTGAGGTGGCTGGTACCAGCTACTTTTGAACCAGTACTATATGCAAAACTCTGTTTGCACTGCTTGCAACATGCCCTCCTACATCCAGGACTCACATTTTCTATGGTGAAATGCTCCCAGACTACGGACTTCTTTTTTCTCCGCTTGTTAGGATGTGCTTCTGGATTTGTCCCCTCAGTGTTTTCATAGGGGGTCAGCTCATTGCTTGCAAGGGTAACATCATTGTTTGCGTAGGGTGCGACCTCATTGTTTGCATATGGTGTGACCTCATGGTTTGCATAATCGGTGATCTCATTGTTTGCATAGTGGGTGATCTCATTGTTTGCATAGGGGGTGATCTCATTGTTTGCATAGGGAGTTTCCATCTTCTCTTCATAGTGGGTTAGAGCAAGCATCTTTTCTTCATCATGCGTTGGCATCTTCTCTTCATCATGAGTGTCCATCTTGTCTTGAATAGGAGTACTCATTGGCTCGTCCACTGGAGTAGTCACTGGCATTTCAACTTGAATTGGCATTGGCTCTTTAACTGGAGTGGTAATTGGCTCTTCAACTGGAATAGTCGCTGGTTCTTCAATTGGTGTAGACATTGTCTCATCAACTGGAGTAGTCATTGACACATCCACTGGAGTAGTATCAACTTGCATGGTCACTGGCTCATCGACAGTAGTCACTGGCTCTTCAACCGTAGTAGTCACTAGCTCTTCAACTGTAGTAGTCGCAGGCTCTTCAACCGGATTAGTCGCAGGCTCTTCAACAGGATTAGTCACGGGCTCTTTGACAGGATTAGTCACGGGCTCTTTGACATGATTAGTCACAGGCTCTTCAACAGGAGTATTAATTGGCTCTTGAACTGGAGTAGTAATTGGCTCTTCAACAGGAGCGGTTTTGTCTTGAATAGGAGTGGCCAACTTCTCTTCAACAGGGGTGGCCATGTTGTCTTCAGGAGTAAACTCCTGTAATCAAGCCATTTGAAAAACAGTAAGCCAGTGAAAAAATCAAGAGAAGTACAATAAAGGACCATTGCATAGAGAAGTTAGTAAATAAATTGAAGAAGCATCAACAAAAGAGTTTCTAATGTTGAGCCTTGTTATGCCATAGCATACAGATGCCCAGAATAATAAGATAAATATAAGCAATGCACAAAGGGAGAAACAATTGAAATTTCAAATGTGAAAGACTAAACCAAATTAAAAACAGCATAGTGCTCGTGCAGTGATTATAGACAATTGGTGTTGAGAAGAAAAATCGCATACAATACCACTCCTATTGTAATAATGGTAAGGAATGCAATCTGCATGGTATGACATCCTTCTACAACCAGTTAATTAGATATGCATCCCAACCCACTGTAGCAAACAAAGATAACCATATACTCCATGCTTCAAATATCACCCTTTTGAAAAAAAGACTGCTATAACAGATAATATACTAATtaattgattattttttttgtatgaaTACAGGAAAGTGACTGCAGACAAATGCAAATGAGTGTCTAAGCATCAAGCTTCCTAATCTATTTTTATCATGTGCAAGAAAGACTACTATGCAAGCCATTCTGCTTTCTTGAAAGTTCATGCACAGTTACAAAGACAGTTCTGTTAAGGTCATAATTCTGTCCTCAACTTATTCAAACTCTTAAATCTCAATTACTGTCAACAACAAGCCGCTTGTCTCggttttttaaattaaaaaaaaaatttggtgagaaaattctattttagctgtgcctCAACTTTTTTGGTGGtacataacttttttttttttttttttttttttgggctggGGTAAAAATAAATCCTTATTTGGTCAGGGGTAAAAAAGGGTTTTACCACTCATGTCCAGCAAAAGTAAAAATAGAACACAAAACAGAAGACGCCCCAAGTTGGGCCCAACCAGACTTAAACGGGCTGAAACAAGTTCCATGAACAAGTCAACCCAACCAACAACACTTCAAACTGCCTAGATCTAATACAGTCCATCAGATTTTTAAGTCCGTATCGCATCTTCTAACAATCACGAACTCTCACAGTTTCACCTAACCATGGATCTCACATGGGTCCGGTCAACTCACTCTGGCTAAAACACACCAGAAACGGGCTAAAACTGAATCAAAATAAGTGAAACTGAACCAGATCTACACAGTTTGAGATCGGAGTCCGGACTAAATCACAAGCCCAGATCATACAGAAACTTCTTAGACAATAATCATCTCCAATTCGAAAATGAAACGAAACCTTGAGAGCTAAAATAACACACTGAAGAAATGAAAACACCAACACCAGAGCAGGTTCTAAAGGACTCCCAATTTCACCGAACAAACACAATATCACGATCAACAATTCACGCTGCGGAatccaaaattccaaaattcAAAGCTAAAATCTAAAAAATCAAGGTGAAATTTTCATGAATTCCACACACTCAAAATTGAATTAAACAAACGAAACACCACGAATTCCAAAAACACTTggaaaaaaattgaacaaacGAAGAACACGAAAGAGCAGAAATGTTCCCGAGGTCAAAACGAAATCGGAGACCGGAGTTCGGAAATTTTACCAGAGGCCGGAGGGAGGGAGATCGGCGTCGCGGCGGGGAGCTCGGACTCCGGTGGAGCAGGGAGAGATCTAGGGTTTTGCAGAGAGAAGggggggaagagagaggaagaaggagatTGGGCTTGCAACCCGAGAAGGCTAATTGGACCGTGAAACAAAAAGTGGTTGGGACTTTTTGGGGGATAAGGTTTTGGGGGTCAGATTGGAAATAGAGGACTACGAATTCAATTCGTgcttaatgtttttttttttttttgggcattTGGACTTTCAGAAGGTCcaataattatttttattttttaatttttgttttttgacgATGTAATTTTAAAACCGAAGCGGACCACAAGCCAGCAGCCCACCCCCCCTGGTAGCGGCTCCGCTTTTTTATTGCGGTACGTGCGAAACGTGTGTAGCCCACCGAATATTGTGGACTATCTATCGAGTAGGGGGCCCACATGGGGGTTTTTGCTTAATTTGctctccactctctctctctctctctctctctctcgcttcgTTTTGTTTGGTTGGAGAGTCATGGGCTCAATGATGTGtcccaaattttgaaattttaattaactctGAATAGACTGGTGAGGCTAACCCAGGTCTAATGGGTTATGTTTTGAGCGAGTTTGTCATTGTGTGTCTTTGTAGAGGGTATAATGGGAACTAAAAATTGCTAAACTATAGTGGGACATTGTACTAGTTAAAAGGGAGGATGAACAGGTAGGGgccatcatgggccgggctagggcctgCCCTACCCTAAactttagggcttagggtcgggccgggccgggcctagtcaaagtcaacaaaatttagggtcgggtagggtcgggccagggcttaaatatgttaacccttacccgcccgaaaagcccgatccgttagggccgaaagggccggccctcaaataaggccaaatagggccgaaatgggcaaaaaaagggccttattttgtttaacaaaaaaaaaacattatttttttcttctcaaaatatggcttaatggtatatattggtaataaaagactcattgttttttattgaacatatttaatacacacaccgaaggtggaagtcactgaaatttttaccactaccatatattcatatacggacgacatccaacggtgcattttaaaaaattccatttcgtcccccattttgctcatagaggataacaagcctaataaacgagttatactacattaataggcatataaggattatgtgcgatccaaaaattttgaaatggaaatcgaccaatctgaaaattctcatattgatatgtattgtgtaaaaaaaattgatatgtattgtgtaaaaaaaattaggccgatctgccatgaataaggcgcccaacgtagcggtcaacgctttgcacaagcaaacttccctaaggggagcggcaccatgcgcggacaaacgttgcggaattttgacatccgtaagtagaccccctactcatgagagtgtgggagctgaaagatcgaaaaaagtgaattgccaaggaccggttaagagcatatttgttttatgttctatttagggtattgagttgaccgggtagatcgaggtccaaccgaatgcggaaattgttgaaatttctaccactaacatatattcatatgcaagcaacatccagcggtgcatttaaaaaattccatttcgtcccccattttggtcatggagggtaacaagcctaataaactagttatactacattacaagacatataaggattatgtgcgatccaaaaattttgaaatgaaaaatcgatcaatcggaaaattcttatatgtttatacaatagtgataggtattgtgtaaagaaattaggccgatccgccgtgaataaggcacctaacggagcggtcaacgctttgcacaagcaaacttccctaaggggagcggcaccatgcgcggacaaacgttgcggaattttgacatccataagtagacccccctacccatgagagtgtgggatctgaaagatcgaaaaaagtgaattgccaaggaccggttaagagcatatttgttttatgttctatttagggtattgagttgaccgggtagatcgaggtccaaccgaatgtggaaattgttgaaatttctaccactaacatatattcatatgaaaacaacatccagcggttcatttaaaaaaattccatttcgtcccccatttttctcatggagggtaacaagcctaataaactagttatactacattaataggcatataaggattatgtgcgatccaaaaattttgaaatgaaaaatcgatcaatcggaaaattcttatatgtttatacaatagtgataggtattgtgcaaattaggccgatccgtcgtgaataaggcacctaacggagcggtcaacgctttgcacaagcaaacttccctaaggggagcggcaccatgcgaggacaaacgttgcggaattttgaaatccataagtagaccccctacccatgagagtgtgggagctgaaagatcgaaaaaagtgaattgccaaggaccggttaagagcatatttgttttatgttctatttagggtattgagttgaccgggtagatcgaggtccaaacgaaggcggaaattgctgaaatttctaccactaacatatattcatatgcaaataacatccagcggtgcattttaaaaaattccatttcgtcccccattttgctcattaagaagttaacattacattggtaaaatggtttcaactcgaccaattgattatttttagttatgttgattacttgatttatttcaaaattggtattacatgaatatattgtccaatttgaaataatagctttgtaattattacagttaattagttatcagtaattattggtaaatattaaaatacccataagattatattaaaacggcggcgtttttgccgaattaacgattaattctttaaaaaaaattatttttttcttctcaaaatatggctcaatttaaaagactcatttcctaatatggcagattgaaataattttctacacttccatagttttatacatataacacatgtaatagaaaataacaaaaataaaatatcaatTTTAGAGCCGGGTTAGGGCCGGGCCTAGCCCTTACGGGCTCAATCGGgtcgggccgtagggtagggccgggctttatttgtgtgacccat encodes the following:
- the LOC133709784 gene encoding zinc finger BED domain-containing protein DAYSLEEPER-like — protein: MATPVEEKLATPIQDKTAPVEEPITTPVQEPINTPVEEPVTNHVKEPVTNPVKEPVTNPVEEPATNPVEEPATTTVEELVTTTVEEPVTTVDEPVTMQVDTTPVDVSMTTPVDETMSTPIEEPATIPVEEPITTPVKEPMPIQVEMPVTTPVDEPMSTPIQDKMDTHDEEKMPTHDEEKMLALTHYEEKMETPYANNEITPYANNEITHYANNEITDYANHEVTPYANNEVAPYANNDVTLASNELTPYENTEGTNPEAHPNKRRKKKSVVWEHFTIENVSPGCRRACCKQCKQSFAYSTGSKVAGTSHLKRHIAKGTCPALLRNQDKNQSSPYTPASRGGSASNTPKRRYRTANSPQFLFDPDRCRHEIAKMIIMHDYPLHMVEHPGFVTFVQNLQPHFNMVSFNTVQGDCVATYLMEKQNLNKFIEGIPGRVCLTLDMWTSSQSVGYVFITGHFIDADWKLHRRLLNVVMEPYPDSDSVLSHAVAVCLHDWSLESKLFSITFDHPVSEAALENLRPLLPIKNPLILNGQLLVGNCVARTLSNIAKEVLEAGRDVVKKVRDSVKYVKTSESHEEKFVELKQQLQVPSERSISLDDQTQWNTTYQMLVAASELKEVFSCLDTSDPDYRQSPSMEDWKQVETLCTYLKLIFDASNILTTTTNPTAVTFFHEVWRIQSDLARAITTEDPFVSNLTKSMQERIEKYWKNCCLALATAVVMDPRFKMKLVEFSFNKVYGEEAPTFIKIVDDGIHELFHEYLTLPLPLTPTYAEEGNAGSNTRTEDSQGGNIADNGLTDFDVYIMETTSQQMKSELDQYLEEALLPRVHEFDVLGWWKLNKMKYPTLSKMARDILSIPVSTVSSDSVFDTTAKEMDQYRSSLRPETVEAVICAKDWMQYGSAPVSNAVVRMEY